Proteins from one Triticum aestivum cultivar Chinese Spring chromosome 7A, IWGSC CS RefSeq v2.1, whole genome shotgun sequence genomic window:
- the LOC123149264 gene encoding uncharacterized protein, protein MSCLISLPSKQLALCRFHWPLQGEAASLTTVPHTISPGVSRRIEHRLPAARGVHRNRIRRREARLPLLAAVSQGDPNPMRRSRMPDRRGAAVIDDLPDDIIFGKILITLPPKDIGRCRMVRTSWRSATFTPEFMAEYRRRQPSTAAQFRHPP, encoded by the exons ATGTCCTGTCTCATCTCACTACCATCAAAGCAGCTGGCTCTCTGCCGTTTCCACTGGCCACTGCAAGGAGAGGCAGCTAGTTTGACCACCGTTCCCCACACTATCTCACCGGGAGTTTCTCGCCGGATCGAGCACCGTCTTCCTGCCGCGCGCGGAG TTCACCGGAACCGGATCCGGCGGAGGGAAGCACGGCTGCCATTGCTCGCCGCCGTCTCCCAGG GTGACCCGAACCCGATGCGACGGAGCAGGATGCCGGACAGGAGAGGCGCGGCCGTGATCGAcgacctgcccgacgacatcatcTTCGGCAAGATCCTCATCACGCTGCCGCCCAAGGACATCGGGCGCTGCCGCATGGTCCGCACGTCGTGGCGCAGCGCCACATTCACGCCGGAATTCATGGCCGAGTACCGCCGCCGGCAGCCGAGTACCGCCGCGCAGTTTCGTCACCCTCCGTGA
- the LOC123149262 gene encoding fructose-1,6-bisphosphatase, chloroplastic, whose amino-acid sequence MTLSPHTLRPPLPLPLPLPPTSNRRHHRPPPPPSRSRPRAVRRSELLAGDGMASHGSHPTLLEHMGRTGAPADLAVLVAHIQAACKRIAALVASPGNADLSRAKPAAAGAASAAGRDAPKPLDELSNEIILSSLQSSGKVAVVASEENDLPVWLCDDGPYVVVTDPLDGSRNIEVSIPTGTIFGIYDRLVELDQLPVEEKAQLNSLQSGSRLVAAGYVLYSSATIFCISFGAGTHGFTLDRSTGEFVLTHPSMQIPPRGQIYSVNDARYFDWPEGLKKYIDTIRQGKGQHPKKYSARYVCSLVADFHRTIIYGGVAMNPRDHLRLVYEANPLSFLAEQAGGRGSDGKTRILSIQPVKLHQRLPLFLGRMEDMLELESYGDVQQKVNPGYDV is encoded by the exons ATGACGTTATCCCCTCACACACTCCGCCCTCCCCTCCCactcccgctcccgctcccgccAACTTCaaaccgccgccaccaccgcccgccgccgcctccctcccgctCCCGCCCCCGCGCAGTCCGCCGCAGCGAACTCCTCGCCGGGGACGGCATGGCGTCGCACGGCTCGCACCCCACGCTGCTCGAGCACATGGGCCGGACCGGCGCGCCCGCCGAcctcgccgtcctcgtcgcccACATCCAGGCCGCCTGCAAGCGCATCGCCGCGCTCGTCGCGTCCCCCGGCAACGCCGACCTCTCGCGGGCCAAGCCGGCCGCTGCCGGTGCCGCGTCCGCGGCCGGGCGCGACGCGCCCAAGCCGCTCGACGAATTGTCG AACGAGATCATCCTGTCGTCGCTCCAGAGCTCCGGAAAAGTTGCGGTGGTGGCGTCTGAAGAAAACGATCTCCCCGTTTGGTTGTGCGACGATGGTCCCTATGTTGTTGTCACCGACCCGCTTGATGGTTCTCGCAACATCGAGGTGTCGATCCCCACTGGAACGATATTTGGAATATATGATAGGCTGGTGGAACTCGACCAGCTTCCCGTGGAGGAGAAAGCTCAGCTCAATTCGCTGCAGAGCGGTTCTCGCTTGGTCGCTGCTGGATACGTCCTGTATTCATCTGCCACCATTTTCTGCATCAGTTTCGGTGCAGGAACCCATGGCTTCACGTTGGATAGATCGACAGGAGAATTTGTTCTGACGCATCCTTCCATGCAAATACCCCCCAGAG gacagatatattcagtgaatgATGCGCGGTATTTCGACTGGCCAGAGGGCCTGAAGAAGTACATCGACACGATCAGACAAGGCAAGGGGCAGCATCCCAAGAAGTACTCTGCTCGGTACGTGTGCTCGCTGGTCGCTGACTTTCATCGGACGATCATATACGGTGGAGTCGCAATGAACCCGAGGGATCACCTTCGGTTGGTTTACGAGGCAAATCCTCTCAGTTTCCTTGCCGAGCAGGCAGGGGGGCGAGGCTCAGATGGCAAAACCAGAATCCTGTCCATTCAGCCTGTGAAGCTGCACCAGAGGCTGCCATTGTTCCTGGGGAGAATGGAGGACATGCTTGAGCTAGAAAGCTACGGAGATGTCCAGCAGAAGGTCAATCCTGGATACGATGTCTAA